The following are encoded together in the Erwinia sp. E602 genome:
- a CDS encoding universal stress protein: MKTLLVAVDNSPAVRKVVSLAAEQALAQQARVVVLCCVDASYAVSGINEIEAGEDPGDFSLAQDEQNTAESVVRGALAELQRAGINARGRVVAGESADTIVAQARLLDATMIIMGRRHLSPFNRLLKGSCSAAVIERAGCPVLIDVRAD; this comes from the coding sequence ATGAAAACGTTACTGGTCGCCGTTGATAATTCGCCGGCGGTGCGCAAGGTGGTTTCGCTGGCGGCTGAACAGGCGCTGGCGCAGCAGGCGAGGGTGGTCGTGCTGTGCTGCGTGGATGCCAGCTATGCGGTAAGCGGCATCAACGAAATTGAAGCCGGTGAAGATCCTGGCGACTTCAGCCTGGCCCAGGACGAGCAGAACACCGCTGAATCGGTGGTGCGTGGTGCGCTGGCCGAACTGCAGCGCGCCGGGATCAACGCCCGTGGTCGCGTGGTCGCCGGTGAGTCTGCGGATACTATCGTCGCGCAGGCGCGGCTGCTTGATGCAACGATGATTATCATGGGCCGCCGCCACCTCTCGCCGTTTAACCGCCTGTTAAAAGGCTCGTGCAGCGCGGCGGTGATCGAACGCGCCGGCTGCCCGGTGCTGATTGACGTCCGCGCGGACTAA
- a CDS encoding MFS transporter — protein sequence MSRSTPRPGSNRTRWFTLCGTIITQFALGSVYTWSLFNGQLSQKLDSTVSQVALAFGLLSLGLAVASSLAGKLQERFGVRNVTIGAGVLMAIGLMLTSQANSLWMLYISAGVLVGLADGAGYLMTLSNCVKWFPERKGMISACAIGAYGLGSLGFKFICSYLLSVFSLETTFMIWGAMAMTLIVCGALLMTEAPKLKASTSLAHTARDYSLAESVRTPQYWMLALMFLTACMSGLYVIGVAKDIGESLVHLSAATAASAVTIIAIANLSGRLVLGVLSDKMARIRVISIAQVVSLAGMSILLFGQMNETRFFIAVACVAFSFGGTITVYPSLVSDFFGLNNLTKNYGLLYLGFGIGSVLGSLIASLFGGFTVTFSLIMALLVISLLMSATIRLPHKPVEERAELQHARAQ from the coding sequence ATGAGTCGATCAACCCCACGCCCTGGCAGCAACCGCACCCGCTGGTTTACCCTGTGCGGCACCATCATCACCCAGTTTGCGCTGGGTTCGGTGTACACCTGGAGCCTGTTTAACGGCCAGCTGTCGCAGAAGCTGGACTCCACGGTCAGCCAGGTGGCGCTGGCCTTTGGCCTGCTGAGCCTCGGCCTGGCCGTCGCCTCTTCGCTGGCCGGCAAGCTGCAGGAGCGTTTTGGCGTGCGTAACGTCACTATCGGGGCCGGGGTGCTGATGGCGATCGGCCTGATGCTGACCTCCCAGGCAAATAGTCTGTGGATGCTCTATATCAGCGCCGGGGTACTGGTAGGGCTGGCCGACGGTGCGGGGTATCTGATGACGCTCTCCAACTGCGTGAAGTGGTTCCCGGAACGCAAAGGGATGATCTCCGCCTGCGCTATCGGTGCCTACGGTCTTGGCAGCCTCGGCTTTAAGTTTATCTGCAGCTATCTGCTCAGCGTTTTCAGCCTGGAGACCACCTTTATGATCTGGGGCGCGATGGCGATGACCCTGATCGTTTGCGGCGCGCTGCTGATGACCGAAGCACCGAAGCTGAAGGCCAGCACCAGCCTGGCACATACCGCACGGGATTACTCGCTGGCCGAGTCGGTGCGCACCCCGCAGTACTGGATGCTGGCGCTGATGTTCCTGACCGCCTGCATGAGCGGCCTGTATGTGATCGGCGTAGCGAAGGATATTGGTGAAAGCCTGGTGCACCTGAGCGCCGCTACTGCCGCCAGCGCGGTGACCATTATCGCCATTGCCAACCTCAGCGGCCGCCTGGTGCTCGGGGTTCTGTCAGATAAGATGGCGCGTATCCGGGTGATCAGCATTGCGCAGGTGGTGTCGCTGGCCGGGATGAGCATCCTGCTGTTCGGCCAGATGAATGAAACGCGCTTCTTTATCGCCGTGGCCTGCGTGGCGTTCAGCTTTGGCGGCACCATTACCGTTTACCCTTCCCTGGTCAGTGACTTCTTTGGCCTGAATAATCTGACTAAAAACTACGGCCTGCTCTACCTCGGGTTTGGTATCGGCAGCGTGCTCGGCTCGCTGATCGCCTCGCTGTTTGGCGGCTTTACGGTCACCTTCAGCCTGATTATGGCGCTGCTGGTAATCTCACTGCTGATGTCTGCCACCATCCGCCTGCCGCATAAACCGGTGGAGGAGCGTGCTGAATTGCAGCATGCCCGCGCTCAGTAA